The DNA region ATTACAGGGCTGCTCCGACACcaataataaccatcattgTGTCCCGTCATCCCGAGGCACATGACATGATTGCAAAGCCTGCAGGCCTGCACCTGTGACAGCTAACATCTTTATACCAGCCAGATTACATGCCGCTGCGGGTTTAGGGGGGAGTCAGGGAGATTAGACACTTTTACAACTAAATGAATCTGCGACTTGCAAATACAACACATGCTACACAATCTATAGCCTGTTAATACGTAGTTACTCTTATCTAGGCTTTCTTTTGGGATTCCTGTAGTATGTCCATTTGGATATTTGTGCATTATACcattgaaaacatttcagtcacTCTGAAGTCAACTCCCTCTTTGTCTACAATCTGATGATCTTTTTAGACAATTAAAGAGTTCCACCTTATGCATCTCTCAAATTTCATTGTATGTGTTTGgcatagggctgtcaaagttaacgtgataataacgcgttaacgcaaattcgttttaacggcactaatttcttaaacgcattaatgcaatcgatttCTCGTAGgctatagcgggctcagttttaaagctaaggggaagatactggtattatatgaaactaaaagacctaaggaatccattggtaccaactatgtcatactagacTCATATTGacacatactagcttgtcgcaaaggaggttaaataacgctccaaacttgtgcaaaattttggcaagaaaaaactggcattgccattttcaaaggggtcccttgacctctgacctcaaggtatgtgaatgaaaatggggtctctgggtacccacgagtctcccctttacagacatgcccactttatgataatcccatgcagttttggggcaagtcatagtcaagtcagcacactgacacactgacagctgttgttgcctgttgggctgcagtttgcatgttataatttgagcatattgtttatgctaaatgcagtacctgtgagggtttctggacaatatttgtatttttttgtgttgctaattcatttccaataataaatatatacatacatttgaataaagccagcatatttgtccactcgcttgttgataagagtattaaatacctttaaggtacattttgaacagacaaaaaatgttcaattaatttgcgattaatcatggacaatcatgcaattaaatatttgaatcgattgacagccctagtttggcATAATTTGATCCATAAGTTCAGGAAGCCTTTATCTAGTTTTACAAAGCAATGCGCTCATTACAAGCAGGCCGCGGTGCAACATTTAAACTGTCTCACTGTCTACATCCCATCACTTTGCTACATGCACACATGTTGGTTGAATGCAACTGACTTGGAAAAAACACCATttatgtacatttatttatatcatcCATCCCATTAAGAGGAGGACTATACCACAATTCTTCATTGCTTGTGTGCTTTTTTACTGGAGGAATAAATACCCATTTTTCTCTTAGAGCACTTAGCTACATCTCTCTCTAATCCACACGGATTATGACAATGGAGGCAGCGGAGATAGAGAATGGATTAAAAGCTAGATTTCGCATCAATCAAATGCTTGAGCACTTGTTGTGTGGGCTCTTGTGGGCATGCCCTCGTTTCTTACATTATCTATTTTAACAAGATTGACCTAAATCCAGTATTTCAAGACCTCTCAAAGTCAATTTATATCAGCCAGGAATGGAGAGGTGATTCTAAATGGGAAAGTTATAATTCGTATTCTGTCTTTGGATAAAAACATAGAAACCTATGTGAGGTCTGGGTTTTGAAAGGGAAAGCACACAAGGATGCTGTGAAATCCACTACAGATAGGCGATGAGCACCATCTAGTGGTAACATGTGACTAACTCACATCTGTGTATTTTCACGTTTTAAAAGTGTGTGTTGTTCATGTACTTACACTCCTCTAAGCCCAGCTGGTAGGCGAGGTTCTGAAGTCCTTTGACCTTCTCCATCAGGTTGGCTGTGGTCAGACTTCCCAGCTCTACAGAAGGATAACAAGACCCATAATGAAAGCTCTTAGCTACTACGTGTAAAATGTTATCCCATTTGACAGGATTATATGTTGAGACTATTTCTGTCCAAAATCTTCCTGTTCAACACCAActgaaaacattacaaaaataacaacattGCTACTGTTTCGTACATTACCTTTTAACATTTCAATGTCCTCACTCTCCAGCTCGGCCATCCATTTGGGGGGCGAATTATTGATGGGCTGTGATGTAAGACACAACAAAGGTCTCAGTAGACAACACGGTTTATAGATCAGGCCTATACATCACAGTGTGTCAAGCCTATTTAATTATCTAGTTTGTAAATCAAAGTGAGCCACAGTGAATCTAACTCACATTTTTACAAGATGCAGCAAATTCTGCAACTCCGGGCACTGTATGAGAGATTACAGGACAAACAAGATTATAGCAGCATAAAACACACAACTCCATAGTGACTAATTACACAAGAGCAGGGAGAATGGGAACTTACACTGCTCCGGCCACAGGTCTGGTGACGCTCTGTCCAACTTCTCAAAACTCAGCAAAGAGCTCTCAAAATCGTCACCTAGCACGACACAAAATgcacttgtttttttctatggaaaatgtatatattgcatatttgtCAATAATGTAATGGCAGAGTTTCAGAAAGAATAAAAAGGCAAGCAGAGATGAACACTTCGGTggttttactttaagtactgtGTGTACATGTTTTGTTGCATGTATACCTCTGAACAACAGAAGTGGAGGAATCaagataaaaatgtcaaaatgtaacTACTAGGGTTTAGgtctgggcgatatggccaaaatcttctatcacgatataggcaatttcatatcttgataacgatatatatcacgatatagcatgttttctggtaattcaataaataaataatctatatgaaataaccacatggtaaagcttatttttgtatactcatgtgaattaaatacctgacaagttctcattttaagaacttgagtgcaaaattaacattaacagttttaagtgaaattatagagaaataaatataggcctagcctgtATTGCGATAGAaatgatatagaaaaatatatacaatagacatttttatattgttttgacaatACAATATGTGAgctacaatacgtatcatgatgcaGGTGTTACGATTAAATATATTGCGATGTATTcaaatactgtaagcaaggcgatatatttaaattttttttaaattttattttaggaaaattatcatagtataaagaacacaccaccatg from Sebastes umbrosus isolate fSebUmb1 chromosome 16, fSebUmb1.pri, whole genome shotgun sequence includes:
- the lin52 gene encoding protein lin-52 homolog — its product is MASPNGGDDFESSLLSFEKLDRASPDLWPEQLPGVAEFAASCKNPINNSPPKWMAELESEDIEMLKELGSLTTANLMEKVKGLQNLAYQLGLEESREMTRGKFLNILERPKK